Proteins co-encoded in one Meiothermus sp. genomic window:
- a CDS encoding helix-turn-helix transcriptional regulator gives MTPVLLHPETDLLEAAAEVFKALSDPARLRILAHLARNPQGACCGPEPGVCACDLEAVTGLSQPTVSHHMKCLVSARLVKGEKRGRWMYYQIDPQGFTLVKEFLPAIGG, from the coding sequence ATGACCCCGGTTCTCCTGCACCCCGAGACGGATTTACTCGAAGCCGCCGCCGAGGTCTTCAAGGCCCTCTCCGACCCGGCCCGGCTCAGGATTCTGGCCCACCTGGCCAGGAACCCCCAGGGCGCATGCTGTGGCCCCGAGCCGGGGGTGTGCGCCTGCGACCTCGAGGCCGTCACCGGGCTTTCCCAGCCCACCGTCTCGCACCACATGAAGTGCCTGGTCTCGGCCCGGCTGGTCAAGGGTGAAAAACGGGGCAGGTGGATGTACTACCAGATTGACCCCCAGGGCTTCACCTTGGTGAAGGAATTTTTGCCCGCCATCGGCGGCTAG